From a single Nocardioides panacis genomic region:
- a CDS encoding diacylglycerol kinase — MAREIALLTNPTSGKGRGTRTAAIALPRLREAGFHVRNLAGRDADETLELAQGCVADGVESLVVVGGDGMVHLAVQALAGTETALGIIPSGTGNDVARYLDLPRSDPQAAADVVVGSRTRRIDLGRAGGQYFVTVLAAGFDSKVNERANAMSWPRGQMRYNLATLAELRVFDPLPYTLELDGEVRQVEAMLVAVGNGESFGGGLRITHGASLDDGWLDVVVIKTMSKLGLVRTYPQLFTGKHTRHPQYEHHRVRSVTVAAPGIVAYADGERIGALPLTVDVAPLALKVLVP, encoded by the coding sequence GTGGCCAGAGAGATCGCGCTCCTCACGAACCCGACCTCCGGCAAGGGGCGCGGCACGCGCACCGCGGCGATCGCGCTGCCGCGCCTGCGCGAGGCCGGCTTCCACGTCCGGAACCTCGCGGGCCGGGACGCCGACGAGACCCTGGAGCTGGCCCAGGGCTGCGTGGCGGACGGCGTCGAGAGCCTGGTGGTGGTGGGCGGCGACGGCATGGTGCACCTCGCGGTCCAGGCGCTCGCCGGCACCGAGACCGCGCTGGGGATCATCCCGTCGGGCACCGGCAACGACGTGGCGCGCTACCTCGACCTGCCGCGCAGCGACCCGCAGGCGGCCGCCGACGTGGTGGTCGGCTCCCGGACCCGGCGCATCGACCTGGGCCGCGCCGGGGGGCAGTACTTCGTGACCGTGCTGGCCGCCGGCTTCGACTCCAAGGTCAACGAGCGCGCCAACGCGATGTCCTGGCCGCGCGGGCAGATGCGCTACAACCTGGCGACGCTGGCCGAGCTGCGGGTCTTCGACCCGCTGCCGTACACCCTCGAGCTCGACGGGGAGGTGCGGCAGGTCGAGGCGATGCTGGTCGCGGTCGGCAACGGCGAGTCGTTCGGCGGCGGCCTGCGGATCACCCACGGGGCCTCCCTCGACGACGGCTGGCTCGACGTGGTGGTCATCAAGACCATGAGCAAGCTCGGCCTGGTGCGCACCTACCCCCAGCTGTTCACCGGGAAGCACACGCGCCATCCGCAGTACGAGCACCACCGCGTCCGCAGCGTCACCGTCGCCGCGCCCGGCATCGTGGCGTACGCGGACGGCGAGCGCATCGGCGCGCTGCCCCTGACCGTCGACGTCGCGCCCCTGGCGCTGAAGGTGCTGGTGCCCTGA
- a CDS encoding Lrp/AsnC family transcriptional regulator, whose translation MAGHRITALGTVRVALVEDLDRRILTLLASDGRMSFTDLGKATGLSTSAVHQRVKRLEQRGLIKGYGATVDFDQVGLPLTAFISIRPIDPSQPDDSPDRLSAITEIESCWSVAGDESYILKVRVAKPSDLEELLARVRAVANVSTRTTIVLSTPYEGRPVSS comes from the coding sequence ATGGCGGGACACCGGATCACCGCACTCGGGACCGTTAGGGTGGCGCTCGTGGAAGACCTCGACCGGCGCATCCTCACGCTCCTCGCCTCCGACGGCCGCATGTCGTTCACCGACCTGGGGAAGGCGACCGGGCTCTCGACCTCGGCCGTCCACCAGCGGGTCAAGCGCCTCGAGCAGCGCGGCCTGATCAAGGGGTACGGCGCGACGGTCGACTTCGACCAGGTCGGGCTGCCGCTGACCGCGTTCATCTCGATCCGGCCGATCGACCCCTCGCAGCCCGACGACTCGCCCGACCGGCTGAGCGCCATCACCGAGATCGAGAGCTGCTGGTCGGTGGCCGGCGACGAGTCCTACATCCTCAAGGTCCGGGTGGCCAAGCCCTCGGACCTCGAGGAGCTGCTCGCCCGCGTCCGTGCGGTGGCCAACGTCTCCACCCGGACGACGATCGTCCTCTCGACTCCCTACGAGGGCCGGCCGGTCAGCAGCTGA
- a CDS encoding 5'-3' exonuclease, translated as MTSRLMLLDTASMYFRAFYGVPDSFKAPDGTPVNAVRGLLDFISRLVTDYRPTHLACCWDNDWRPQWRVDLIPSYKAHRVEYVVTDGPDVEEVPDALEIQVPVIRDVLAAFGIAVVGADGYEADDVIGTLSKDAGMPVDVVTGDRDLFQLVDDDHEVRILYIARGVGRHERVTNSVVQEKYGIDGRQYADFAALRGDASDGLPGVNGIGEKTAATLLQRFGDLPGLRAAAADPDSNIAPSPRRKIIDAGDYPEVAAHVTRVARDIDLGKPELLLPLSPVDPEALVALSEKWNLESPIARLVESLTNLR; from the coding sequence GTGACCTCGCGCCTTATGCTGCTCGACACGGCCTCGATGTACTTCCGCGCGTTCTACGGCGTGCCGGACTCGTTCAAGGCCCCGGACGGCACCCCGGTCAACGCCGTGCGGGGCCTGCTGGACTTCATCTCGCGGCTGGTCACGGACTACCGGCCGACGCATCTCGCGTGCTGCTGGGACAACGACTGGCGTCCCCAGTGGCGGGTCGACCTCATCCCGTCGTACAAGGCGCACCGCGTGGAGTACGTCGTCACCGACGGTCCCGACGTCGAGGAGGTGCCCGACGCGCTGGAGATCCAGGTGCCGGTCATCCGCGACGTGCTGGCGGCCTTCGGGATCGCGGTGGTCGGCGCCGACGGGTACGAGGCCGACGACGTGATCGGGACGCTGTCGAAGGACGCCGGCATGCCCGTCGACGTGGTGACCGGGGACCGGGACCTGTTCCAGCTCGTCGACGACGACCACGAGGTGCGGATCCTCTACATCGCGCGGGGGGTCGGCCGGCACGAGCGGGTCACCAACTCCGTCGTACAGGAGAAGTACGGGATCGACGGCCGCCAGTACGCCGACTTCGCGGCGCTGCGCGGGGACGCGTCGGACGGCCTGCCCGGCGTGAACGGGATCGGGGAGAAGACCGCGGCGACGCTGCTGCAGCGCTTCGGCGACCTGCCCGGGCTGCGGGCCGCGGCAGCCGACCCGGACTCCAACATCGCGCCGAGCCCGCGCCGCAAGATCATCGACGCGGGGGACTACCCCGAGGTGGCCGCGCACGTCACGCGGGTCGCCCGCGACATCGACCTGGGGAAGCCGGAGCTGCTGCTGCCGCTGAGCCCGGTGGACCCCGAGGCGCTCGTCGCGCTGTCGGAGAAGTGGAACCTGGAGAGCCCCATCGCCCGGCTCGTGGAGTCCCTCACCAACCTCCGCTGA
- a CDS encoding KamA family radical SAM protein — protein sequence MSIETSIGLETGQPYPYRRVELVEPDWTRFPGWKDVTSEQWESVQWQRAHCIKNVRQLRALFGDLLDEAFYADMERDQAERATMSMLVPPQMMNTMAPRETPRGPGSLTEAMYADPVRRYMLPVFSDRRTDFPSHPHATRDSLHEHDMWVAEGLTHRYPTKVLAELLPTCPQYCGHCTRMDLVGNSTPTIEKLKFLGKPVDRHAEMMAYLRRTPSVRDVVVSGGDVANMPWPRLEEFLTGLLEIENVRDIRLATKALMGLPQHWLQDEVRAGVERVARTARDRGVSLAMHTHVNHAASVTPLVAKASKAMLDAGLRDVRNQGVLLDGVNADPDALLDLCFTLLDGAQIMPYYFYMCDMIPFSEHWRVSVADAQRLQHHIMGYLPGFATPRIVCDVPFVGKRWVHQIADYDTERGISYWTKNYRTSIEAADPEALSRTYAYYDPIHTLPEAGQEWWRQHAGDPDVVLAEAERSAEASRTAAEAQKTLTLS from the coding sequence ATGAGCATCGAGACGTCGATCGGTCTGGAGACCGGTCAGCCCTACCCCTACCGCCGGGTCGAGCTGGTCGAGCCGGACTGGACCCGCTTCCCGGGCTGGAAGGACGTGACGTCCGAGCAGTGGGAGTCCGTGCAGTGGCAGCGTGCGCACTGCATCAAGAACGTCCGCCAGCTGCGTGCGCTGTTCGGCGACCTCCTCGACGAGGCGTTCTACGCCGACATGGAGCGCGACCAGGCCGAGCGGGCCACCATGTCGATGCTGGTGCCGCCGCAGATGATGAACACGATGGCGCCGCGCGAGACGCCCCGCGGCCCGGGGTCGCTGACCGAGGCGATGTACGCCGACCCGGTCCGTCGCTACATGCTCCCGGTGTTCTCCGACCGGCGCACCGACTTCCCGTCGCACCCGCACGCCACCCGCGACTCGCTGCACGAGCACGACATGTGGGTGGCCGAGGGCCTCACGCACCGCTACCCCACCAAGGTGCTCGCCGAGCTGCTGCCGACCTGCCCGCAGTACTGCGGCCACTGCACGCGCATGGACCTCGTCGGCAACTCGACGCCGACGATCGAGAAGCTGAAGTTCCTCGGCAAGCCGGTCGACCGGCACGCGGAGATGATGGCCTACCTCCGTCGCACGCCGTCCGTGCGCGACGTCGTGGTCTCCGGCGGCGACGTGGCGAACATGCCCTGGCCGCGCCTCGAGGAGTTCCTGACCGGGCTGCTCGAGATCGAGAACGTCCGGGACATCCGGCTGGCCACCAAGGCGCTGATGGGTCTCCCCCAGCACTGGCTGCAGGACGAGGTCCGCGCCGGGGTCGAGCGGGTCGCCCGGACCGCCCGCGACCGCGGCGTGTCCCTGGCGATGCACACCCACGTGAACCACGCCGCGTCGGTGACGCCGCTGGTCGCCAAGGCCTCCAAGGCGATGCTCGACGCCGGCCTGCGCGACGTTCGCAACCAGGGCGTGCTGCTCGACGGGGTCAACGCCGACCCGGACGCGCTGCTCGACCTCTGCTTCACGCTGCTCGACGGCGCGCAGATCATGCCCTACTACTTCTACATGTGCGACATGATCCCGTTCTCGGAGCACTGGCGGGTCTCGGTCGCCGACGCGCAGCGGCTGCAGCACCACATCATGGGCTACCTCCCCGGCTTCGCGACGCCGCGGATCGTCTGCGACGTACCGTTCGTGGGCAAGCGCTGGGTGCACCAGATCGCCGACTACGACACCGAGCGCGGCATCTCCTACTGGACGAAGAACTACCGCACCTCCATCGAGGCGGCCGACCCCGAGGCGCTCAGCCGGACCTACGCCTACTACGACCCGATCCACACCCTGCCCGAGGCCGGCCAGGAGTGGTGGCGCCAGCACGCCGGCGACCCCGACGTGGTGCTCGCCGAGGCCGAGCGCTCGGCCGAGGCCTCCCGCACCGCAGCCGAGGCACAGAAGACCCTCACCCTCTCCTGA
- a CDS encoding L-erythro-3,5-diaminohexanoate dehydrogenase: MSEQGSPVGLHRVVAPAGVLPQAAERLDTRRELWPDEVRVRVERLNLDAASFRQLERTHDGDGDRVREAVLGIVAARGKMQNPETGSGGMLVGTVEEVGPDSPLGLQVGDRVTTLVSLTLTPLVIEDGLARWDGRSEQVPADGYAILFGRSIVAVIPDDLPAELSLSVMDVCGAPALTARVVGQYVASLGGAPSLDSAGQATGSTHGPVVAVIGGAGKSGSLSLAAAKQAGARRTVGVVPHQAEADLLTGAGIADVVAVADARDPVALSAAVQQAGGPADVTVVCVDVPGCEGGAILSTADRGTVIFFSMATSFSAAALGAEGLAADVTMLVGNGYVPGHADFAMSLLRGHAGVRSLFERRL; the protein is encoded by the coding sequence GTGAGCGAGCAGGGCAGCCCCGTCGGCCTCCACCGGGTGGTCGCGCCCGCCGGCGTGCTGCCGCAGGCCGCCGAGCGCCTGGACACCCGTCGCGAGCTGTGGCCCGACGAGGTCCGGGTGCGCGTCGAGCGGCTGAACCTGGACGCGGCGTCCTTCCGGCAGCTCGAGCGCACCCACGACGGGGACGGCGACCGGGTCCGCGAGGCGGTGCTGGGCATCGTCGCCGCCCGCGGGAAGATGCAGAACCCCGAGACCGGGTCCGGTGGGATGCTGGTCGGCACGGTCGAGGAGGTCGGGCCGGACTCGCCGCTCGGCCTGCAGGTGGGGGACCGGGTCACCACGCTGGTCTCCCTGACCCTGACGCCGCTGGTCATCGAGGACGGCCTCGCGCGCTGGGACGGCCGGAGCGAGCAGGTCCCCGCGGACGGGTACGCCATCCTCTTCGGCCGCTCCATCGTCGCGGTGATCCCCGACGACCTGCCCGCCGAGCTGTCGCTGTCGGTGATGGACGTCTGCGGGGCGCCGGCCCTGACCGCCCGGGTCGTCGGCCAGTACGTCGCGTCCCTTGGGGGCGCCCCGTCCCTCGACTCCGCAGGACAAGCGACAGGCTCGACGCACGGACCGGTGGTCGCCGTGATCGGCGGCGCCGGCAAGTCCGGGTCGCTGTCGCTGGCCGCGGCCAAGCAGGCCGGCGCGCGCCGCACCGTGGGCGTCGTCCCGCACCAGGCCGAGGCGGACCTGCTCACCGGTGCCGGGATCGCCGACGTGGTCGCGGTCGCCGACGCGCGGGACCCGGTCGCCCTGTCCGCGGCCGTGCAGCAGGCCGGTGGCCCCGCCGACGTCACGGTGGTCTGCGTCGACGTACCCGGGTGCGAGGGCGGCGCGATCCTCTCCACCGCCGACCGCGGCACCGTCATCTTCTTCTCGATGGCCACCTCGTTCAGCGCCGCGGCCCTGGGCGCGGAGGGTCTCGCCGCCGACGTGACGATGCTGGTCGGGAACGGCTACGTCCCCGGGCACGCCGACTTCGCGATGTCCCTGCTGCGCGGGCACGCGGGGGTGCGCAGCCTGTTCGAGCGCCGGCTGTGA
- a CDS encoding amidohydrolase, with amino-acid sequence MTRILLRGGYVHTPADPHATALCVEDGTIVWTGDDDASVHFADNADRIVELDGRLVTPAFVDAHAHLAQTGFAAVSVDLTGVASLHEALDALAAHTRATSSPVVLGQGWDETLWPEQRPFTREEVDRATDGRPAYLGRVDVHSAVVSTAFLDACPEMVHAEGYDASGLVSRDAHHLAREGLFRLLPPSAREDAILRALQDAARHGIGMVHELGAPHICPPEDLQISAALTARATLPEVVGYWGELGAVDTAVALGCAGNAGDLCMDGSVGSRTSALHAPYADAETSGHLYLDAGQVTEHVVACTRAGLQSGFHVIGDRAVAEVVAGLRAAAELLGAPAIVQARHRLEHVEMASPAEMAVLGELGVTASMQPMFDGYWGGTDSLYAQRLGAERALPMNAFASMNRAGVALAFGSDTPVTPFEPWGAVRAAAWHHTDTERITVRAAFNAHTRGGWRAARRDEGGVIALGAPASIAVWDVPGSLTVQTPDSRVAAWSTDPRAGVPQLPDLAPDTELPACVLTLVAGEIAYEHEGALT; translated from the coding sequence GTGACTCGCATCCTGCTCCGCGGTGGCTACGTCCACACGCCCGCCGACCCGCACGCCACCGCCCTCTGCGTCGAGGACGGCACGATCGTCTGGACGGGGGACGACGACGCCTCGGTGCACTTCGCCGACAACGCCGACCGCATCGTCGAGCTCGACGGCCGGCTGGTCACCCCGGCCTTCGTCGACGCCCACGCACACCTGGCGCAGACCGGGTTCGCCGCCGTGAGCGTGGACCTCACCGGGGTCGCCAGCCTGCACGAGGCGCTGGACGCCCTCGCGGCGCACACCCGGGCCACGTCCTCCCCGGTCGTGCTCGGCCAGGGCTGGGACGAGACGCTGTGGCCCGAACAGCGACCGTTCACCCGCGAGGAGGTCGACCGGGCCACCGACGGCCGCCCCGCCTACCTCGGCCGGGTCGACGTGCACTCCGCCGTGGTCAGCACCGCCTTCCTCGACGCCTGCCCGGAGATGGTGCACGCCGAGGGGTACGACGCGAGCGGGCTCGTCTCGCGCGACGCGCACCACCTGGCCCGCGAGGGGCTGTTCCGGCTGCTGCCGCCCTCCGCGCGCGAGGACGCGATCCTGCGCGCGCTCCAGGACGCCGCCCGGCACGGCATCGGCATGGTCCACGAGCTCGGCGCCCCGCACATCTGCCCGCCCGAGGACCTCCAGATCTCGGCTGCCCTGACCGCGCGGGCGACGCTGCCCGAGGTGGTCGGCTACTGGGGCGAGCTCGGCGCCGTCGACACGGCCGTCGCCCTCGGCTGCGCGGGCAACGCCGGCGACCTGTGCATGGACGGCTCGGTCGGCTCGCGCACGTCGGCGCTGCACGCGCCGTACGCCGACGCGGAGACCTCGGGCCACCTGTACCTCGACGCCGGGCAGGTCACCGAGCACGTGGTGGCCTGCACCCGCGCCGGCCTCCAGTCCGGCTTCCACGTCATCGGCGACCGCGCCGTGGCCGAGGTGGTCGCCGGCCTCCGCGCGGCCGCCGAGCTGCTCGGCGCGCCCGCGATCGTGCAGGCCCGGCACCGGCTCGAGCACGTCGAGATGGCCAGCCCGGCGGAGATGGCGGTGCTCGGCGAGCTCGGCGTGACCGCCAGCATGCAGCCGATGTTCGACGGCTACTGGGGCGGCACCGACTCGCTGTACGCCCAGCGCCTCGGCGCCGAGCGCGCCCTGCCGATGAACGCGTTCGCCTCGATGAACCGCGCCGGCGTCGCGCTGGCCTTCGGCTCGGACACCCCGGTCACCCCGTTCGAGCCCTGGGGCGCCGTGCGCGCCGCGGCCTGGCACCACACCGACACCGAGCGGATCACCGTGCGGGCGGCGTTCAACGCGCACACCCGCGGTGGTTGGCGCGCGGCCCGGCGCGACGAGGGCGGCGTGATCGCGCTCGGCGCCCCGGCCAGCATCGCCGTGTGGGACGTGCCCGGCTCGCTGACCGTGCAGACGCCCGACTCCCGGGTCGCCGCGTGGTCCACCGACCCGCGCGCCGGCGTCCCCCAGCTGCCCGACCTGGCCCCCGACACCGAGCTGCCGGCCTGCGTGCTGACGCTGGTCGCGGGGGAGATCGCCTACGAACACGAGGGAGCACTGACCTGA
- a CDS encoding lysine 5,6-aminomutase subunit alpha gives MVSTSSTGRTPRGKLDLDPATVRKARTLARQAGRPIVNLAKKHTTVSVERATLRLAGLQGADADGIPWVNRLLDAVRGDVGLEHGIALPVWDALVRGEAEDLSVLAQKASAGGVRFRLPEGRDLTRARTAAGKQVGAGIRRVDARRRDRDRMVKRHGDPQHQPWIYLIVATGDIYEDIPQAQQAAREGADVIAVIRSTGQSLLDYVPEGATREGFAGTYATQENFRLMRAALDESSRELGRYVRLTNYASGLCMPEIAALAGLERLDMMLNDSMYGILFRDINPIRTFVDQRFSRQVHARAGIIINTGEDNYLTTADAIEAANTVTVSQLLNEYFAKEAGLEDWQLGLGHAFEINPEVPDSFRMELAHALLARELFPKAPLKWMPPTRHMTGDVFRGYLLDAFFNLAGVLTGQSILLVGMMTEAVVTPWISDRDLALQNVRYVMEAAGNLHEDFVPRPDGFIVQRANEVLAESIDLLERILAHESRTGLLDAIADGTFGLMKRPADAGRGLEGVAQKAPGYFNPATEILEA, from the coding sequence ATGGTCTCGACAAGCTCGACCGGCCGGACCCCGAGGGGCAAGCTCGACCTCGACCCGGCCACCGTCCGCAAGGCGCGGACCCTGGCCCGGCAGGCCGGCCGTCCGATCGTGAACCTGGCCAAGAAGCACACCACCGTCTCGGTCGAGCGGGCCACCCTGCGGCTCGCCGGCCTGCAGGGCGCGGACGCCGACGGCATCCCGTGGGTGAACCGGCTGCTGGACGCCGTACGCGGGGATGTCGGGCTCGAGCACGGCATCGCGCTCCCGGTCTGGGACGCGCTGGTCCGCGGCGAGGCCGAGGACCTGTCCGTGCTGGCCCAGAAGGCGTCCGCCGGCGGCGTGCGCTTCCGGCTGCCCGAGGGCCGCGACCTGACCCGGGCCCGCACCGCCGCGGGCAAGCAGGTCGGCGCGGGCATCCGTCGCGTCGACGCGCGCCGCCGCGACCGCGACCGGATGGTCAAGAGGCACGGCGACCCGCAGCACCAGCCGTGGATCTACCTGATCGTCGCGACCGGCGACATCTACGAGGACATCCCGCAGGCCCAGCAGGCGGCCCGCGAGGGCGCCGACGTGATCGCGGTGATCCGGTCCACCGGACAGTCGCTGCTCGACTACGTCCCCGAGGGCGCGACCCGCGAGGGCTTCGCCGGCACCTACGCCACCCAGGAGAACTTCCGGCTGATGCGGGCGGCGCTCGACGAGTCGAGCAGGGAGCTCGGCCGCTACGTGCGGCTGACCAACTACGCCTCGGGGCTGTGCATGCCGGAGATCGCCGCGCTCGCCGGGCTCGAGCGGCTGGACATGATGCTCAACGACTCGATGTACGGCATCCTCTTCCGCGACATCAACCCGATCCGGACGTTCGTCGACCAGCGGTTCAGCCGCCAGGTGCACGCCCGCGCCGGCATCATCATCAACACCGGTGAGGACAACTACCTCACCACCGCCGACGCCATCGAGGCGGCCAACACGGTGACAGTGAGCCAGCTGCTCAACGAGTACTTCGCCAAGGAGGCGGGCCTCGAGGACTGGCAGCTCGGACTGGGCCACGCCTTCGAGATCAACCCCGAGGTGCCGGACAGCTTCCGGATGGAGCTCGCGCACGCCCTGCTGGCCCGCGAGCTGTTCCCGAAGGCGCCGCTCAAGTGGATGCCGCCCACCCGGCACATGACCGGCGACGTGTTCCGCGGCTACCTGCTCGACGCGTTCTTCAACCTCGCCGGGGTGCTCACCGGCCAGAGCATCCTGCTGGTCGGGATGATGACCGAGGCGGTGGTCACGCCGTGGATCTCCGACCGCGACCTGGCCCTGCAGAACGTCCGCTACGTCATGGAGGCGGCCGGCAACCTGCACGAGGACTTCGTGCCGCGCCCCGACGGCTTCATCGTCCAGCGCGCCAACGAGGTGCTCGCCGAGAGCATCGACCTGCTGGAGCGGATCCTGGCGCACGAGTCCAGGACCGGGCTGCTCGACGCGATCGCGGACGGCACGTTCGGCCTGATGAAGCGGCCCGCCGACGCCGGACGCGGGCTCGAGGGCGTGGCCCAGAAGGCACCCGGCTACTTCAACCCCGCGACCGAGATCCTGGAGGCGTGA
- a CDS encoding OAM dimerization domain-containing protein, protein MTILRPYGDTTGDGMVQVSFTLPMANSKVAEGAAAQLANKMGIEPALVVHAKAMGPDFTFFVVYGRVNHLVDTSTVEIVERDYPLMTPKEVNAAIKSGLRRRLTVVGACIGSDAHTVGIDAIMNIKGFAGEKGLEYYREIKVVNLGAQVSVPQLVARAREERADAILVSQVVTQRDAHIVNTKEMSAAFRESYPSDRRPLLIVGGPRFDEKMAGELGVDRVFARGTTPGEVASYLTHQLVSNRKKVGA, encoded by the coding sequence ATGACCATCCTCAGGCCGTACGGCGACACCACCGGCGACGGCATGGTGCAGGTGTCCTTCACCCTCCCGATGGCCAACTCCAAGGTCGCCGAGGGCGCGGCGGCGCAGCTCGCCAACAAGATGGGCATCGAGCCGGCGCTCGTCGTGCACGCCAAGGCGATGGGCCCGGACTTCACGTTCTTCGTCGTCTACGGCCGGGTCAACCACCTGGTCGACACCTCCACGGTCGAGATCGTCGAGCGCGACTACCCGCTGATGACCCCCAAGGAGGTCAACGCGGCGATCAAGAGCGGCCTGCGGCGCCGCCTGACGGTCGTCGGGGCCTGCATCGGCAGCGACGCGCACACCGTCGGCATCGACGCGATCATGAACATCAAGGGGTTCGCCGGCGAGAAGGGCCTGGAGTACTACCGCGAGATCAAGGTGGTGAACCTCGGCGCCCAGGTGTCCGTGCCGCAGCTGGTCGCCCGGGCGCGCGAGGAGAGGGCCGACGCCATCCTCGTCTCCCAGGTGGTCACCCAGCGCGACGCGCACATCGTGAACACCAAGGAGATGTCCGCGGCGTTCCGGGAGTCCTACCCGAGCGACCGGCGGCCGCTGCTGATCGTCGGCGGCCCCCGCTTCGACGAGAAGATGGCCGGCGAGCTCGGCGTGGACCGGGTCTTCGCCCGCGGCACGACGCCGGGCGAGGTCGCCTCCTACCTCACCCACCAGCTTGTCTCGAACCGGAAGAAGGTCGGCGCATGA
- a CDS encoding hotdog fold domain-containing protein, with product MSGLDKLDQPGDKLDQPGDKVDRPGTRDRGEIVGTRVTHRRYVPYSHAHYAGNLVDGAYSLGLFGDVATEMCIRTDGDEGLFASYSDVQFRAPVRAGDVLEITAEVVTAGRRSRTLELQAVVVARGRPDRSESSAELLAEPVVATTATGVVVVPARP from the coding sequence ATGAGTGGTCTCGACAAGCTCGACCAGCCGGGGGACAAGCTCGACCAGCCGGGGGACAAGGTCGACCGGCCGGGCACGAGGGACCGGGGGGAGATCGTGGGCACGCGGGTGACGCACCGCCGCTACGTGCCCTACTCGCACGCGCACTACGCCGGGAACCTGGTCGACGGCGCCTACTCGCTGGGCCTGTTCGGCGACGTGGCGACCGAGATGTGCATCCGCACCGACGGCGACGAGGGGCTGTTCGCGTCGTACTCCGACGTGCAGTTCCGGGCCCCGGTGCGCGCCGGCGACGTCCTGGAGATCACCGCGGAGGTGGTCACGGCGGGCCGCCGCTCGCGCACCCTGGAGCTGCAGGCCGTGGTGGTGGCCCGGGGCCGGCCGGACCGGTCGGAGTCGTCCGCGGAGCTGCTCGCCGAGCCGGTCGTCGCGACCACCGCGACGGGCGTCGTCGTGGTGCCCGCGCGCCCATGA